One window of Planctomycetota bacterium genomic DNA carries:
- a CDS encoding DUF86 domain-containing protein translates to MVRLLEIIGEAANRVPATDRERYAQVPWEQIIGLRHRLIHAYDRVDFDILWQIVTRDLPPLVAEREKILASD, encoded by the coding sequence CTGGTTCGGCTTCTGGAAATCATCGGCGAGGCCGCCAACCGCGTGCCCGCGACAGACCGCGAGCGGTATGCGCAGGTTCCGTGGGAGCAGATCATCGGTTTGCGCCACCGTCTGATTCACGCCTACGACCGGGTGGACTTCGATATCCTCTGGCAGATCGTGACGCGCGACTTGCCGCCCCTTGTGGCGGAACGGGAGAAGATCCTCGCCTCCGACTGA
- a CDS encoding nucleotidyltransferase family protein, translating into MTLKVTIDRRAIADFCKRRHVRRLALFGSVLREDFRPTSDVDVLVEFEPGCVPGLDFISMEMELSELLGHKVDLSTPNFLSAYFRDRVLAEAEVLYAAP; encoded by the coding sequence ATGACTTTGAAAGTGACCATTGATCGGCGTGCCATTGCCGACTTTTGCAAACGGCGCCATGTCCGCAGGTTGGCGCTGTTCGGTTCGGTTTTGCGGGAGGACTTTCGCCCGACGAGCGACGTGGACGTTCTGGTGGAGTTCGAGCCGGGCTGCGTGCCCGGCCTGGACTTCATCTCAATGGAAATGGAACTGTCGGAACTTTTGGGTCACAAGGTGGACCTGAGTACGCCGAACTTTCTCAGCGCCTACTTCCGCGATCGCGTTCTGGCCGAGGCCGAGGTGCTTTATGCCGCGCCGTGA
- the rsmA gene encoding 16S rRNA (adenine(1518)-N(6)/adenine(1519)-N(6))-dimethyltransferase RsmA: MTHPPTQTEIRALLAEAGLRLDRRLGQNFLVDGNLMRLLVAEADLGPRDTVLEVGAGVGNLTELLVEHAGAVVAVEIDPRLAGVARERLAAAANLDLLRTDALKDKHTLSPAMVERVRSRQASLGGPLKLVANLPFAAATPLVAELLVAGPVPERLVFTVQKEVADRLAAAPATRDYGPVGVIVQALAEVQVLRRLAPSVFWPRPRVRSAMVRILPSAERRQRIADLAAFRATIEGLFGHRRKQAARSLALSPTLGGTPEHWADRLRAVGLDPAARGETYSVQDIIRLANAIA; encoded by the coding sequence ATGACCCATCCGCCCACCCAGACCGAAATCCGCGCCCTCCTCGCCGAGGCCGGTCTCCGGCTCGACCGACGGCTCGGCCAGAACTTCCTCGTCGACGGCAACCTCATGCGACTCCTCGTGGCCGAGGCGGACCTCGGACCCCGCGACACCGTCCTCGAAGTCGGCGCCGGCGTCGGCAACCTGACCGAACTCCTCGTCGAGCACGCGGGCGCCGTCGTCGCCGTCGAAATCGACCCGCGCCTCGCCGGCGTCGCCCGCGAACGCCTCGCCGCCGCCGCGAACCTCGACCTCCTCCGCACCGACGCCCTCAAGGACAAGCACACCCTCTCGCCCGCCATGGTCGAACGGGTCCGGTCGCGGCAAGCGAGCCTCGGCGGCCCGCTGAAACTCGTCGCCAATCTCCCCTTCGCCGCCGCCACGCCTCTCGTCGCCGAACTTCTCGTCGCCGGACCCGTGCCGGAGCGGCTCGTCTTCACGGTCCAGAAAGAAGTGGCCGACCGCCTCGCCGCCGCTCCCGCCACTCGCGACTATGGGCCCGTCGGCGTCATCGTTCAGGCCCTCGCCGAAGTCCAGGTCCTTCGCCGGCTCGCCCCGAGCGTTTTCTGGCCCCGCCCGCGCGTCCGGAGCGCGATGGTCCGCATCCTTCCCTCGGCCGAACGCCGACAGCGCATCGCCGACCTCGCCGCCTTTCGCGCCACCATCGAAGGCCTGTTCGGCCATCGCCGCAAACAGGCCGCGCGCAGTCTGGCCCTCTCGCCGACCTTGGGGGGAACGCCGGAGCACTGGGCCGATCGCCTCCGCGCCGTCGGCCTCGACCCCGCTGCCAGGGGAGAAACCTACTCCGTCCAGGACATCATCCGCCTCGCCAACGCCATCGCCTAA
- a CDS encoding NAD-dependent epimerase/dehydratase family protein: MAEAKQPLAFITGATGMIGSHLARRLLDEGWRVRALARRTSDTRLLESWGVERVQGDVGDPAGSFTPHLEDVDYVFHCAAMVSDWAPLEEMVRVNVEGTRHLAEAAIACGRMKRFVFLSSMVVLGMAPQRELDETAPMIHTGDHYNLTKIRAEETVRRLASERGLPAVIVRPPYVYGPRDRQFLPRVLENLKNGKFRFVGSGRHPISLCHVGNLVEALYLAATRPGVVGEVFLVTDGDAVNRVRLMEIICEETGYAMPTRHAPTWVVRLACPVMEGLWRLKGAKEPPLVNRFRLKFMTTPLTYRIEKARRLLGYEPKVGTEAGLRETLRWFRENRADLMP; this comes from the coding sequence ATGGCCGAGGCGAAACAGCCGCTGGCTTTCATCACGGGCGCGACGGGAATGATCGGAAGCCACCTGGCGCGCCGGCTCCTGGACGAGGGCTGGCGCGTGCGGGCGCTCGCGCGCCGAACGAGCGACACGCGGCTCCTCGAGTCGTGGGGCGTCGAGCGGGTCCAGGGGGACGTCGGCGACCCGGCGGGCTCGTTTACCCCCCACCTGGAGGATGTGGATTACGTGTTCCATTGCGCGGCGATGGTGTCGGACTGGGCGCCGCTCGAGGAGATGGTGCGGGTGAACGTGGAGGGGACGCGGCACCTGGCGGAGGCGGCGATCGCGTGCGGGCGGATGAAGCGGTTCGTTTTCTTAAGTTCGATGGTCGTCCTGGGGATGGCGCCGCAGCGGGAGTTGGACGAGACGGCCCCGATGATCCACACGGGGGACCATTACAACCTGACGAAGATCCGGGCGGAGGAAACGGTTCGGCGGCTGGCGTCGGAGCGCGGGTTGCCGGCCGTCATCGTCCGGCCGCCGTACGTGTACGGGCCGCGGGACCGTCAGTTCTTGCCGCGGGTCCTGGAGAACTTGAAGAACGGGAAGTTCCGTTTCGTGGGTTCCGGGCGCCATCCGATCAGCCTCTGCCACGTGGGGAACCTCGTGGAGGCGCTGTACCTGGCGGCGACGCGGCCGGGAGTGGTCGGCGAAGTGTTCCTGGTGACGGACGGCGACGCGGTGAATCGCGTGCGGCTGATGGAAATCATCTGTGAGGAGACGGGTTACGCGATGCCGACGCGTCACGCGCCGACGTGGGTGGTGCGGTTGGCGTGCCCGGTGATGGAGGGACTGTGGCGGCTGAAGGGGGCGAAGGAGCCGCCGCTCGTGAACAGGTTCCGGCTGAAGTTCATGACGACGCCGCTGACGTATCGGATTGAGAAGGCCCGGCGTCTGCTGGGTTACGAGCCGAAGGTCGGGACGGAGGCGGGGCTGCGTGAGACGTTGCGTTGGTTCCGCGAGAATCGTGCGGATTTGATGCCGTAG